The following coding sequences lie in one Kribbella sp. NBC_00709 genomic window:
- a CDS encoding pyrimidine 5'-nucleotidase: MLADIDTWVLDLDNTLYPAGSALAAQLTHGILSTIAEYYGTDVVGARRIQAELVAQYGTSLRGAMVTGRIDPHDFLSFERRIDYSVIDPDPALAVALTALPGRRYVYTNGSEYHAEQALGQLGLSACFDGIFDILAGDLIPKPYPESLDAFLDLFGVEPTRAAMFDDLAVNLELPRARGMATILIDGSGTPYEQLDGRHWRVRDLNAFLRSLQ; this comes from the coding sequence GTGCTGGCGGACATCGATACCTGGGTTCTCGATCTCGACAACACGCTGTACCCAGCCGGCTCGGCGCTCGCGGCACAACTCACCCACGGCATCTTGTCGACGATCGCGGAGTACTACGGTACCGACGTCGTCGGCGCCCGCCGGATCCAGGCCGAGCTGGTGGCTCAGTACGGCACCTCGCTGCGGGGAGCGATGGTGACCGGCCGGATCGACCCGCACGACTTCCTCAGCTTCGAGCGCCGGATCGACTACTCGGTGATCGATCCCGACCCGGCGCTTGCTGTCGCGCTCACCGCACTCCCGGGCCGCAGGTACGTCTACACGAACGGGTCGGAGTACCACGCCGAACAGGCGCTCGGGCAACTTGGCCTGAGCGCCTGCTTCGACGGCATCTTCGACATCCTGGCTGGCGACCTGATTCCGAAGCCCTACCCGGAGAGCCTGGATGCGTTCCTGGACCTCTTCGGGGTCGAGCCCACCCGGGCGGCGATGTTCGACGACCTGGCCGTCAACCTCGAGCTCCCGCGGGCCCGGGGGATGGCGACGATCCTGATCGACGGGTCGGGTACGCCGTACGAACAGCTGGACGGCCGACACTGGCGAGTGCGGGATCTCAACGCTTTCCTGCGGTCACTTCAGTAA
- a CDS encoding SDR family NAD(P)-dependent oxidoreductase: MPTALVTGPATGIGRAFADKLALEGYDLVLVSRDEAKLKEVATDITRLHGVECEVLAADLTDADDLARVEERFRTGPIEVLVNNAGFGQKKPFWANPVEVEEKQLDLLVRVVLRLTHAAVLPMIERGSGAVINVSSVAGFLQRNVYSAHKAWVTNFSAGLALELHAKGVAVMALCPGFVHTEFHERMGMDKSLIPSFMWLDATDLVDAAWNDLMRGKPISIPSRRYQLIVAATRFIPRALIARVSTVGLDGRRRA; encoded by the coding sequence ATGCCGACTGCGCTTGTCACCGGGCCGGCGACCGGGATCGGCCGGGCGTTCGCGGACAAGCTGGCGCTCGAGGGATACGACCTCGTCCTGGTGTCCCGCGACGAGGCGAAGCTCAAGGAGGTCGCCACCGACATCACCCGGCTGCACGGTGTCGAGTGCGAGGTGCTGGCGGCCGACCTGACCGACGCCGACGACCTGGCCCGGGTCGAGGAGCGGTTCCGCACCGGTCCGATCGAGGTGCTGGTCAACAACGCCGGATTCGGGCAGAAGAAACCGTTCTGGGCGAATCCGGTCGAGGTCGAAGAGAAGCAGCTGGATCTGCTCGTCCGCGTCGTACTGCGGCTCACGCATGCGGCCGTGCTGCCGATGATCGAGCGTGGCTCGGGTGCGGTCATCAACGTGTCGTCTGTGGCCGGATTCCTGCAGCGCAACGTCTACAGCGCGCACAAGGCCTGGGTGACGAACTTCTCGGCCGGGCTGGCGCTCGAACTGCACGCCAAGGGCGTCGCGGTGATGGCGTTGTGCCCGGGGTTCGTGCACACCGAGTTCCATGAGCGGATGGGGATGGACAAGTCGCTGATCCCGTCGTTCATGTGGCTGGATGCGACCGATCTGGTCGACGCCGCCTGGAATGACCTGATGCGCGGCAAGCCGATCTCGATCCCCAGCCGCCGCTACCAGCTGATCGTCGCCGCGACCCGGTTCATCCCGCGAGCGCTCATCGCGCGGGTGTCGACCGTGGGCCTGGACGGCCGACGCCGCGCTTGA